In Candidatus Eisenbacteria bacterium, the DNA window ACGGGCCACGGCGAGCGCGCGGTCGAACTGGAGGAGCGCCGGGAACTCGGTCCGCACCGCACCGTGCTCGTTCGTGGAGACGATCGCGAAGTCCGCCTCGACCTCGGCCACGCGGAGCATCCCGACGAGGATTCCGGCGAGGTCCTTCGGCGCGATCTCAGGAAGATCGAACACATCGACCGGCCGGTTGGGGAAGTACCCGTCGCGGCCCAAAGGCAGATCGAGGACCTCGTAGCGGTCCTGCACGTAGCGATAGATCGCCGCGATCTCTTCCCTCTGGGTGGTCGGCTCTTCCGAGGGAGGCGCGCTCATCGAATCCGCCATCCCTTCCTCCGCTCCCTCTCCCGGAAGGGAGCCCGCCTCTCCTCCTCGGAGAGCCTCCTCGGCGACCCTCCGCTCCACCTGCTTCGCCGCCTCGTACGACTCGATCGCTTCGCGGGCGAGCCCTCGGAGAATCCGGTCGCTTCCTCCCAAGGTGAGCGCTTGGGTGACCCCCTCCGCGTACCACTCGAGGACCTTCGACCAGTTCGCCTCGAAGTTCGGGCTGAACACGATCCGCGGCATGACGTCGCCGAGAGGAGGCGCGAAGGGCTCCCGGACCGCCGGCCTTAGGTTCTTCTGCCGCCAGATCCATTGGAACACCTCTCCCCTCGCGGTCGCAGTGCTCTTCTGCTCCGGGTCCTGGATCCGGAGGCTCTTCAGCGCGTTCGACCACCACGGGTTTTGCATCGCGTAGCTTTGGGGGAAGTTGTAGCTCATCTCCATCCGATAGGTCGGAAGGCGCGATGCGAAGACCCGATCCTGGAAGCCGAACGCCTCCTCCCCCTCGACCGTGTAGTGCAGGGTGACGACGCACGGGATCGGCAGGTCCTCGAGGCGGAAGACAAGGTCCTTTACGCGTTGATAAATCTCCCCCGCGTCCGGATAGGCCGAGCGGACCTGGATGCGATCCGCCGGCACGGGAACGCGATTCCCCTTGCGACCCACGATCTCGAGGCTGTGGTGCGTGATCACCTGCCCGGCGAGGTAGGGGACCGCGTACTCGCGCATCGCCGCCGCGCCCCCCTCGTCGAGAACGGCGAACTGTCTTGAGTAGCGGTTCGTCGTCGTGTAGCGCGATCCGAGCGCGAGCGCCGCCGCGCGGTCCGCGGCGAGGCCGCCCCGCTCCGTGTCGGAAATATCGCGCCGCGCGACCTCTCCGGTGTACTCCACGTCCACCGTGACGTCGTCGAGGAGACAGACCAGGCTCTCCCCCGAGTACTTCTTGAAGAGATCGTTCCAGAACTGCTCCGTCTTCGGCCCCGCGTGCCCAACCCCGAAGAGAAGCAGAAACGCGGCGAGACCCCAGGCGGCCCGCGTCACGCTCTTCATGTTCCTCCCCCTTTGATCCCCGATGCGATCGTCCATGCTCGTCCCGCGCCCCGCGCCCCGCGCCCCGCGCGCTCGCCGGCGCGCCGCGGGAGGCGCTATTCGTGCTCCGCCTCCTCGACTCCCGAGGAGGCCCCCTCGTCCTCTTCGAAATCGAAATCGTCGTCGTCGAGTCGATCCACGGAGTCTCCGGTCACCTCCGCGTAGCAGACCTGGCAGAGATAGTAGCCGTCGTATTCCTGAGCGCAGCCCTCGCAGAGCCACGCCTCGCACCGATAGCAAGTCTCCACGGCGTTCGCGCTGCCGCAGGTCTGGCAGGTCATGGATCCTCACCGCCCTTTCTCTCGACCGATCTGCGCCTCTCGACCGATCCTGGCCGAGGGGCCGATCGCTCCGCTCTCCCCCCGGGAGAACAGGAAGAAACCCTTCGTGACTATCCCCCAAACAACGCCCGAAAGCTACTCCCGGAGGTCCGGGAACGCCAACGAAAAGCGGGAGGCTTCTCGCGCGATCCGCCCTCTCCCCGATACCTCGAAACGACTTGAGTCCACATCTTCAACCACTTGTCAATGCACCTGTTTCACGTTCGCATCGGGCGAGAGCTCTCGGTCAGCCGACCGCGAGCTCCTCCCCCGGACGGAGGACGCGGACCTTCGCCCGTCCGCCCACCTTCTCGACGAAGCGGTCCGCGGTCGCATCCAGGATCGGGAAGGTCCCGTAGTGGATCGGAACCGCTGTCTTGGCTCCGCAGAGCGCGACCGCCTTGGCGGCCGAGTCGGCCCCCATCGTGAAGCGATCGCCGATCGGGACGAACGCGACGTCGATCGAGAAGAACTCGGGAAGTAGCCCCATGTCGGAGAGAAGACCGGTGTCTCCCATGTGGTAGACGGTTTTCCCGTCCATCTCGATGATCATGCCCGAGACCGGTCCGGTGTGGATCGCCGCGACCATGCTGAAGCGCACGCCCTTGGAGACGATGCTCCCCCCGATGTTCATCGGCTCCACCGGAATCCCCTGCTTCTCCGCTTCGCTTGTCACCTCGAAGAGCGAGACGACCGTCGCGCCGGTCCGCTTCGCGATCGGGTACGCGTCCCCGAGGTGATCGCCGTGCGCGTGCGTGAGCACGAGAAAGTCGAGCGCGGTGATCTCTTCGGGACGAACGGCCGCTTTCGGGTTCCCCGTGAGGAACGGATCGATGAGGATCGTCCGGCTCCCGGCGATCCATACGGCCGAATGGCCGAGCCATCTGACCTTCATGGCCCCCTCCTTCTCTGTCGAATCCGAGAATCGAAGACGGACCGAGTATAGGCGGGAAGCGCGCGGGAGGCAAGATGCCCGGGAAGGAGCGCCCTTCCCGGGCGGGCGGAGCGAAGGTCGGTCTCGGCTAGCCTGGATGATGCACGCGTTTTCGTCGCGAGGACGCGGAGCGCGTGCCGAGAGGCCGACCTGGACGAGCCGCTCCCGGAAACGTAGCCCCGGCCCCCCGGCGCGCTAGGACTTGTCGCTCGTAACCGTCGCGACAAGATCCAAGCGCGCCACGGGTCCCTGTTGAGGAAGCGGCGACGGAAGGGAAGCCTTGCAGGCGTCTTCTCGCGCGACCGAGGCGGGCACCCGTCCCGGAGGGACGGGTCGCCGAGGAAGCTCCCGGAGCGCGGAAGCGCGGAGGGAGATCTGCGGCCGCAGTAGGAAACGCGTGCATGATCCAGGCTAAGGCCCGGAGGAGAAGTGGAACGAATAGCGGACGACGGTCTCGCACCCCGCCTCGGGGGAGAAGATCCACGCCCGCATCCGCTCGAGAACGCACGCCTCCATCTCCGGATCGTGGAAGGTGCGGGAGAGGATCTCGGCGCTCACGACCCGCCCCGAGGCGTCGATCACGAAGCGGACGCCGATCTCTCCCTCCTGGTCCGGGTTCCGAAGAAGGCTCCGGTTGTAGCAGCCGCGCACGCCCCCGCGATGTCCCTGCACGACGCGCGCGATCTCCGCTTCTTCGCGGCAGCCGCCCCCCTCGAGATACGGAAGCTCTCCGCTCCCCCCGAGCGCGCCTCGGTCCTCGAGGATGATCGCCCGCCCGCCTCCGTCCCCGAACGAGGCGACGAGCTCCTCGGCGCGCTGCGTGGCGACCCCGCCCCCGAAGCCGCTCCCCACCCCCTCGCCGAAACCGATCCCGGCGGCCCCGCGCGCGGGAAGGCCGGTCGACTTCCGCACGTCGCCGACCCCGCGAAGAAGCTGCGCGATTCCATCTGATGCGTGAACCGTTCCACCTTCAAGGGACGAGACGCGCGTCCCCTCGTTTGTCCCGCCGAGGTGCCCGAGCACCCCCATCTGGGTGACCCGGGCGAGCGGGTCGCCCCCTCCCCCTCCGCTCTTCCGTCCCTTCGGAGGGGGCGCCGGCTCCTCGCCGCTCCGCCGCCCCGGGTTCCTGCTCGCGGGCGTCTCCTCGATCCGCGGCGGAAGCGGGCGGAAGCGCTCGAGCGGCGCCGGAAGCTCCTCGGCGAGACGGAGCGCGAGCGGCTTCGGATCCTCGATCCCCCAGACGCCGATGGGGAACTCCGCCGTCCGCCCGCGCGTCGCGATCACGGCGCCGAGCGAGAGATGCGCGGCGAGCGAGAGGAGCGCGATCCGTCCAAGCGCCCTCCACTCCCCCGACCGAGACGCGAGCGATCCGGCGCTCATGGTCTCCCCTCCCCCGCCGGCTCCTTCTCGACCGCGGCGAGCGCGAGATCTTGATAGCCGGATTGATGACACGTGAACAACACGCGGTAGAGGACCGCGAAGGGAACCCTCCGGTCCCCTTCGATGAGAAGGCGCCGCGAGCCGGGATCCCCGCCCGCCGCCTCCGCGAGCGCGGCCCCGAGCCCGGGGACAAAGAGCCCGCTCCCCGCGAGGATCTCTTCGCGGCCGAGGACGCGGTCCTCGCCGATCGTGACGCCGTCGGCGGCGATCGCGAGCACGAGGTCCCCCTCCCGCACCCCCTCGGGGGACGAGGACTCCGGAAGCTCGAGGTCCTGCGCCGCGTGGAGGAGCGCCCCCTCCGGCGAAAACGACTTGAGAAGAAAGATGAGAAGGATCGTGAGAATGTCGACGAGGGACGTCAGGGTCAGGATCCCCGCGCCGCTTCTCTTTCCTCGGATCCGGCTTCGGGCGATCATCGGGGCCCTCCCGCGCCCGTCTCTCCGGGCTCGTGCAGCGCCGAAAGGGCGATCTCCGCGAAGCCGCCCTCACGGCAGACATCCATGATCGCGACGACCTCCTCGTAGGAGATCCCCGACTCCGCGGCGACGGTGACGCGCGTCTCTTCCGGATGCTCGCGCCGAACCGACGCGAGAAGGGACGCGAGCGCGCCCCGGTCGATCGGCCCGTCCTCGCGAAGGATCGTCGGGAGGAAGCCGCCGCTTCCGCCGACCGTCACGCCCGCCTCCGCGACCACGACCACGAGGTTCAGCGCGCTCGCCTCCGGCGCGACGTCGATCCCGCTCTCCCCGCTCCCGGCCGGCGGGATCTCCAGCTCGAGCACGGTGATGTTCGCGAAGACCGCCGCGAGAAGGAGAACCGGCACGAGAACGGTGAAGAGGTTCATCAAGGGAACCATGTCGAGATCCGCCGTCCGGTCCTTGGGAAGCGTCTTCCGTCCGGGGATCATTTCATATCCCCCGAGACCACGAAGTCGACGAGCCGCTCCTCGCGCGCGCGGACGCCCGTCTTCGATTCCTCGTACGGATCGGCTTGCGGCGTCCGGTTCCACTCCTGAAGGAGGTTCGTGAGCACGGCGAGCCTCGACTCCGCCTCCTCGACGAGCCGGTCCGCGCGCGCGCCGAGAAGCCCGTGCGCCGCGAGCGACGGGATCGCGACGAGGAGCCCGAGCCCGGTCGTCGCCATCGCCACGCTGATGCCGGCGGCGAGCGCCGCCGTCCGCTGCGCGGCGGGAACGTT includes these proteins:
- a CDS encoding DUF3857 domain-containing protein, encoding MKSVTRAAWGLAAFLLLFGVGHAGPKTEQFWNDLFKKYSGESLVCLLDDVTVDVEYTGEVARRDISDTERGGLAADRAAALALGSRYTTTNRYSRQFAVLDEGGAAAMREYAVPYLAGQVITHHSLEIVGRKGNRVPVPADRIQVRSAYPDAGEIYQRVKDLVFRLEDLPIPCVVTLHYTVEGEEAFGFQDRVFASRLPTYRMEMSYNFPQSYAMQNPWWSNALKSLRIQDPEQKSTATARGEVFQWIWRQKNLRPAVREPFAPPLGDVMPRIVFSPNFEANWSKVLEWYAEGVTQALTLGGSDRILRGLAREAIESYEAAKQVERRVAEEALRGGEAGSLPGEGAEEGMADSMSAPPSEEPTTQREEIAAIYRYVQDRYEVLDLPLGRDGYFPNRPVDVFDLPEIAPKDLAGILVGMLRVAEVEADFAIVSTNEHGAVRTEFPALLQFDRALAVARSEGDVFFLDPTDKAAGIEDPAASIEGQMVLVVRAGDEPEWLPVPVSSSSRNGWALEGELSRDESGAWKKSIECVGRGEANRVFRERFYVGGDERGEETRRVWAGQNFPAGCALGDWADTRGLTNEEDYRFRGTIAYPAELVEERGDTLVLSAALFGRSVPLQYFAVGDARSLPIRFAFEERGEEKTRFRVPEGYAVVSLPEEQEYRKPFGKVHMTFSRFEGTIEYLMEYTLDETELPVEAAPQLREMFDQFLANEGKTIILRKRSEEELVIGG
- a CDS encoding metal-dependent hydrolase — its product is MKVRWLGHSAVWIAGSRTILIDPFLTGNPKAAVRPEEITALDFLVLTHAHGDHLGDAYPIAKRTGATVVSLFEVTSEAEKQGIPVEPMNIGGSIVSKGVRFSMVAAIHTGPVSGMIIEMDGKTVYHMGDTGLLSDMGLLPEFFSIDVAFVPIGDRFTMGADSAAKAVALCGAKTAVPIHYGTFPILDATADRFVEKVGGRAKVRVLRPGEELAVG
- a CDS encoding TonB family protein — its product is MSAGSLASRSGEWRALGRIALLSLAAHLSLGAVIATRGRTAEFPIGVWGIEDPKPLALRLAEELPAPLERFRPLPPRIEETPASRNPGRRSGEEPAPPPKGRKSGGGGGDPLARVTQMGVLGHLGGTNEGTRVSSLEGGTVHASDGIAQLLRGVGDVRKSTGLPARGAAGIGFGEGVGSGFGGGVATQRAEELVASFGDGGGRAIILEDRGALGGSGELPYLEGGGCREEAEIARVVQGHRGGVRGCYNRSLLRNPDQEGEIGVRFVIDASGRVVSAEILSRTFHDPEMEACVLERMRAWIFSPEAGCETVVRYSFHFSSGP
- a CDS encoding biopolymer transporter ExbD; its protein translation is MIARSRIRGKRSGAGILTLTSLVDILTILLIFLLKSFSPEGALLHAAQDLELPESSSPEGVREGDLVLAIAADGVTIGEDRVLGREEILAGSGLFVPGLGAALAEAAGGDPGSRRLLIEGDRRVPFAVLYRVLFTCHQSGYQDLALAAVEKEPAGEGRP
- a CDS encoding biopolymer transporter ExbD, which encodes MIPGRKTLPKDRTADLDMVPLMNLFTVLVPVLLLAAVFANITVLELEIPPAGSGESGIDVAPEASALNLVVVVAEAGVTVGGSGGFLPTILREDGPIDRGALASLLASVRREHPEETRVTVAAESGISYEEVVAIMDVCREGGFAEIALSALHEPGETGAGGPR